In Rhodamnia argentea isolate NSW1041297 chromosome 4, ASM2092103v1, whole genome shotgun sequence, the following proteins share a genomic window:
- the LOC115741090 gene encoding dehydration-responsive element-binding protein 3-like: MIESSNSDRETSSNSLSSPPSSPSSPTGWTDSSLNSVPKPTGRRNSAGLPTESDKKIKRLRDDSGKHPVYRGVRMRSWGKWVSEIREPRKKSRIWLGTFPTPEMAARAHDVAALSIKGSSAILNFPELASSLPRPVSLSPRDVQAAATKAAQMDKFDTITASTASSSSPPRSPSSPLASAMDLSETSEELSEIIELPSLGTSYELTRPSSEFVLVDSVDGWLYHPPWLGASFDDVSGYVGG, translated from the coding sequence ATGATCGAGTCGTCCAACTCGGACCGCGAAACCAGCTCCAACTCGCTCTCTTCCCCACCATCCTCCCCTTCCTCGCCCACGGGGTGGACTGACTCCTCCCTCAACTCGGTCCCAAAGCCCACGGGCCGCCGGAATTCCGCCGGCCTGCCGACCGAGTCCGATAAGAAGATCAAGCGCCTCCGCGACGACTCGGGCAAGCACCCGGTGTATCGCGGCGTGCGCATGAGGAGCTGGGGCAAATGGGTCTCCGAGATCCGCGAGCCGCGGAAGAAATCCCGCATTTGGCTCGGGACGTTCCCGACGCCGGAGATGGCAGCCCGCGCCCACGACGTGGCCGCCCTGAGCATCAAAGGCAGCTCGGCGATCCTCAACTTCCCCGAACTCGCCAGCTCACTGCCCCGGCCCGTCTCGCTCAGCCCGCGCGACGTGCAAGCGGCGGCGACAAAAGCAGCGCAGATGGATAAATTTGACACGATCACCGCGTCAACGGCGTCGTCATCCTCACCACCAAGAAGTCCGTCGTCACCGCTAGCCTCGGCCATGGATCTGTCCGAGACCTCAGAGGAGCTGAGCGAAATCATCGAGCTGCCTAGTCTCGGGACGAGCTACGAGCTCACCAGGCCGAGCAGCGAGTTCGTGCTCGTCGACTCGgtggacgggtggctttaccatCCGCCGTGGCTGGGGGCGAGCTTCGATGACGTGTCTGGTTATGTGGGTGGATGA